One Fictibacillus halophilus genomic window, AAAGGAATCGATCGAAATACGTTAACGATTATGGCAATTACACTATTTAAAAACTTATTTCCCCACAAGTTTCCAGGAGAAGTTAAAAATAACGCTAATCCAAGGGCAAGCCCTAGAAAAAATGTAATGACCACTGAGATAGCAGACATATATAATGTTTCATTTGTCGCTTCTAATAGAACATCCCATTGAACATTCGGGAACCATGTACTAAGCATTATGAATCACCTCTACTTCAACCTGCACACTGTTTAAAAACTCCATAGCACGAGCTAGTGCAGATTCTGTACCTTTAATCTGAATAAACAACGTCCCATAAGGTCCATTCTGAGTTTGTGTAATCTTTCCTTGTAGAATATTAACGTCCACTTCATACTTACGAATCAGTTCCGTAATTAATGGCTGCCCAGCTCGTCCACCGATAAAAGTAAGTTGAACGATTCGACCTTCAGGGAACTCGGAAATGAACTGTTTAATCGTATCTACCGTTTCTTCAGGTTCTGTTACTTGTTTCACAAAATCCTTCGTGATTGGTTCTGTCGGGTTTTTAAAGACATTTAAAACATCGCCTTCTTCTACTACTCTCCCCTGTTCCATTACAGCTACACGGTGACAAATCTTTCTGATCACATGCATCTCATGTGTAATAAGAACGATTGTCAGATTTAACTTTTGATTGATTTCCACAAGCAGATCAAGAATGCTGTCGGTTGTTTTAGGATCTAGTGCTGAAGTTGCTTCATCACATAAAAGTACTTTTGGCTCATTAGCAAGAGCACGCGCGATACCTACACGCTGCTTTTGTCCACCACTTAGTTGTGATGGGTAGGACCCGCCACGACCTTCCAAACCAACTAGGTCGATCAGCTCATCAACACGCTGCTTGATCTTAGCTTTTGGATAACCGGCAATTTCAAGAGGAAAAGCAATGTTTTCTCGTACTGTACGGGACCATAATAAGTTAAAGTGCTGAAAGATCATGGAGATTTCTTGTCTTGCTTCTCTTAACTTCTTCGATGACAGCTCGGACATGTTTTTGCCACCAATCGTAACCGTACCGCTAGTCGGACGCTCTAGCATGTTAAGGATTCGGATCAGTGTACTTTTACCTGCACCACTATAGCCGATGATTCCGTATATCTCTCCTTGCTTTATGTTTAAATCTACCGTATCAACAGCCTTTACTTCGCCATCTTTGGTTTGAAAGACTTTACGGACTGACTGTAAATTAATCAAGATTCTTACCTCATTTCTTATCTAAATATTGACTCATGTAGAAACGGTGCATTTGTTTGCTTAGGTGTTCCCCTCATTGATAAGTTGGTTGTAGTGGAAGGTGCGAGACTCCTACGGGATAAGCGGGACAGGTGAGACTCTTAACAGCGCATAGCGCTAAGAGGCTCACCGCACGCCCCGTGGAAAGCGAGCATCCTGTAACGGAAAATCAACTACTCCCAAGAGCTTCAACGTAAAACGAAAACAGCCAAACAAAAAAATGCCTCTCTGCTTCAATATGAGCAGAAAGGCATATTATATTCTATGCACGTTCTCCTCATCTCCCAAGACTACTTAAAGTCTTGCAGGAATTGGCACCTTTCTAGTTCATCATTCATAAGAATGCAATGATCTAGCGGTTGCCGGGTTTCATAGGGCCAGTCCCTCCACCTCTCGTGATAAGTAAAAAAGTGTTACTTTATTAAATTAAAGCGATACATATTTGAATCACTGTGAAGAATATTATCATCCTTGTCGATTCGTGTCAAATATTTTTAGCAGTTCGAACTAATACACCAGCAGAGATCTCTTCCCAATGTGAACTCAAGTAAAAGATCGCTTCCCATTTTAAGCGTTGTCTGAGCGTACCTTGAAACTCAATCATCTCTTGTCTCAATAATGTACTCAGCTTCATTTTACCCTCAAGCAACATAGATAGATATTTCGGATTCCCTGTAAATGTGACGGTTCGGTTCCGCTCTCCCTCTCTGTAATCAATCTTAAGTGTAGTCTCATCCTTACATTTAAAACTAGGCTTTACCGGAATATTATAAAGAGAAAGATACGGACTTTTTGCTATTTGGCTTTCAAAGTAACGGATATCCAACATTAAAAATCCCCCCGAATTGGTTGTTACTTCACCGATTCTAGAGGAATATTCATATACCTTTATAAACCCTTCGACAGCAGCAAGGAATCGTAATTGGTATTACGACACGTTATTTCATAATTAGTGTTTATGTTTCTTTTCTTGCTTCTCATGTTCACTTTTAGAATATCTTTGATCATCTCTATGATGTCTGTCATCATCCCATTGCTGTCTCTTATCGTCTTTCTTACGATCGCTTCCGTTATTTCGCTTGTTGTGATTTTTATCCTGCTGTTTATTTTCTATTCTAAGCTCTTTTGGTTGATAATCATCCTTATCCTGTTTTGAAGATCTGACAGGTTCTTTCGTCATTTTAGGTTCTATACTTTTTTCTTTTTGTTGCTTAGGCTCTTTTTTGTTATTAGACTTACTTCTTATTTCGCGCTCTTTCCTATCCCGTTTTTCATTCGTATTTTTTTTAGGCTTTACAAGGTTTTCTTGTGGCTTTTTAACCGAACGCTGGTTAATTTCTTTTTTCTCACCATTATTAACAGGCTTTACTTTGACTTCATGTGGTGCAGCCTTTATTTTACGAGGGTGTGGAACGGATTTAATATCTTTAGAAGAAGTGGCATTCACTTTAAGTTCTTGAAACTTCACTTCTTTAATTTTTTCTTCTTTAAGGTGTTTATCGTTCTTGGTTGCTTCCTGGAATGCTGAGTATTTACCTGAAGATACACCTAATTGTTTGGCTTTATTTCGAACTTCTTCGTTCGTTTCAGAAACAGTAATTGCAACAGGATATTGGACGACTGCTTTTTTCACAATAGAATTCAGCGCCTGATCTAATTCCTGCTTCGTTTTCTTATCACTCGATTTATCGGATACTGTTGTAATCAGCATAGATTGATTCTCTTCCATATATCCTTCTGTCTGATAAGCTTTAATCAGTTGATCTGCAAATACTTCAAACGGCATTCGATCATCTGTAGAAAAATTATATTTTTTTATGATTTTCTTTGCTTCATCGTTAAAAGCATCCATTTCAACGACTCTCATTTCATCGTCAACGCCAACCTCAAGGCTTGGGTTGATATCAAAGCTCACATAAGCAGCCGCAGCAGAATGACTGCTATTAGGCATTAGGCTTGAAATTACGAGAAAGGCAATTAAAGCTGCGACTGAAAACGAAATAGATGGCAGCACAAAAAGACTTCTTTTTTTGCTAAAAAAATAAGAAGCCTGATACTCATTACCTACAAGAGGTCTTTTCCCTGCTGGTACTCTTACTGTAACAAAAGTCCCATCCTTCATAAGAAGAGTTGCTTTTTTATTCTGAACTTCAATAACGATGCCGCTGCCGTTCTTCAATGATATCCCTCCCGCATGTAGCAGGATCAGTATAAATTACAGGCAAGAGAAAATGACATTCCCTTGCCTAGTAACCCTATTTACCTCACCTTATGGCTGAATGTATGATTTCAGCGCTTGAAAATCGCCTAAATATATAAGTGAAACTGCTATTATATACTTTCGATTTCTCTCTATGGTTTTACGACTACAGGATACCATATTTAATAAATCTTTTATTGGTAATTGCTTTTTTTCTTTTAAAAATGCGGCAAGTTCTTCATTCTCAGCTAACAGACGAGCAATTTCTTTCGCATTCTCACGTGCATCCACATGTTTTGGACAATGCTTGCTTAATACTTTAAAGTTCAAGCCGAATGTTTTTAATAACTTTTGGTATTCTTCAATCTCATAGACGCGATTCTCTACTTGAATCTGGTCTTCGAAATGATCCATCGCAGCTTTTTGCTCTGCATAACTTTCTTCCAAGCGACCTTCTTCATCTTCTTCATCAGGCTGTAAGAAGATGAGTCTGTTCTGACGGACTTCTTTACGAATATAATCAATGACTCTGCGTCTAATAACCATATCAGCGAAAGATAAGAAACGGCTACCTTGACCTTCCTGATACTGATCAATCGCTTCGTTGAAGGCAAAAAGACCTACACTAAACTCGTCCATTGTACGATCTATATATTGACTGCATACTTTCGATGTGACTTTTTTAATGAATGGTTGGTAATCACCAATAAGTTCATTTCTAAGCTTCTCATCGTCTCTTTCTTGGATCGTTAGAACTTTATCTTCTATGCTCGTTAATTTATTGCTCGATAATTTATTCTTTGCAATCGGAAATACTGCATTTAAATTTAAAGATGCCATGATTATCAATCACCTCAGTTAAAGAATTGCTTTTCATTTTGTTTCGTTTATTAGTGAATCGTATATTTTTATTTTAAAAATAAAATCATTCTTATTTACCACAATAAGCTAGGGAGCAAACATGCAAACAAGCTCTCCTATTCATTTATACCATGACTTTTGACATTTGTAGGATACAGTTCTATAACAATATTACAGCGCCCGTAACATTTGTGACGTTATCGTTAAAGTACTGAATTAACAAAACAAACTGACAATTACTCCATAACCCTTATAAACCCCTCTATCATAGCCATAAGCGTTATTTCAAAATAAAAAAATACACCCTCTATTGTTACAAAAGGGCGTGGGCTCGACATTAAATTCCCATATTTTTCTTAGGATTTAACCCCCGAAAAACATATTTTTTTGTAGAATTAGGCGATGAATTAAAAAATGTGGGGTGTATCCCACATTTTTTTCATCCTTTATATTCCTTTTCCACTAGTTTCAACATGGATTGATAGATATTTCCGGCAGATTGAAGTGCATAAATACGATCGATAGCAATTCCTCTAGAAAGAATGAGTAAACATGGTACGCTGGTTACCCCATATTTGGCGGCAAGCTCTGGCATCTCATTAATATTGCTAACACCTACAGCTATATTTTCGTCTTTTTGAACGCGTATCGTTTCGACAGCGACCTCAAACATCTTCTTCCCCATCTTACAAGTTCCACAAAGCGGAGTCTCTAAGTATAAAAAGTACGGGTGATGCAGCGATTGTTCAATAACGTTTTCCCAATTTTTTCGAGTGATTTCTTTCATGGTATTACTCCATTACTTTTTCTAGTGATACACTTAGCAGCACATCGTCATCGCTTGATGGCTGCCCTCTTCCATCTTTGTTGTTCGTTACAACAAACATTTTGTTACCATCAATAAGGATATCACGAATACGTCCTTCATTGGAAACAATTGAGGTTATCTTTTTAGAGGAAGTGCTGACCTTCATAACACTTTCGCCTCGCAATGCTGCGACAAACAAATGTCCGTTTTTATAGTCGATTCCAGAAGGTGCCCACGTGTCACTGCCAGAGTGTATCCAAGGTGATTCTAGCCCTTCCTTTTTTTCGTCACCACGAATGATTGGCCATCCGTAATTTTTTCCACCTTCAATTCTATTTATTTCATCATAGTTTGATGAACCATGTTCAGCCGCAAACATCGTACCTTTTTCATCCCATGTCATTCCTTGTGGGTTTCGATGACCATATGTATAGATGGGAGAAGGATAAAATGGATTGTCCTCTGGAACGGAACCATCCTTGTTAACCCTTAAAATTTTCCCAGCTAGGCTGTCTAAACTCTGAGAGAGCTCTTCTTCCCCGCTATCTCCCGTTGTAATATACAGTTTCTGATCGGGTCCCCACTCCATTCTTCCTCCATTGTGTGTGTATCCACCAGGAATATGATCAAGAAGGATTCTGCTTTCTTTCCATTCTTCATTTTCAAAACGCATCTCAACAACCCGATTTATTAAACGGTTTGATTTTTTATACGTATAGTATCCATAAGCTATTTTATTGCTGTCGTAATTTTGGTCTAAAAGAAAGCCAAGAAAACCTCCCTCCCCGCCATCAGCTAAAGCTTCTGAAAATTTTGGGGAATAAGAGGTCTTTTTTTGTTTTGGTCCTAGTAAAACAAGCCCCCCGGTACGTTCACTGATCCACATCTGTTTTGGGGTGCCATTTATTTGCCATGGAATATTTAAATGTTTACTCATGATTTCTTTTGATGACGGACTTACTTCATCTTTATTTGAAGGACTACAACCACTTATCAGGCAAAAGGCAGTAAGAAGACTGTACCAATTTCTTTTCATGGCTTATCCTAAACAATTCTTTTGAATATTAAAGTGTGCACCTACCAATACCTTGGCGAGGTACATTAGAGGTGTCTTAGCAACTTCTCTGTACATCTTATTAATATATAAATGCTCTGCATTCGGCAATTCACGTTGCAGTTGTTTTCTTAGCTTATGGCCAGCATCATCAGCATCGACCAAGATATAAACATCTCGATCTTCAATGGCTAATGCAAGCTCTTCTAATTTATCCAAACCTAAAGTTCCATTCGTACAAATAATTTCAACCGGTTCATCCAGGATTGCAGCTAACTTATCCTTATCTGATTTACCTTCGACAATGATTACTTTGTTTTTGATTTCATTCATTACTCATCTCTCCTATACTTTGAAGACTATAAAATGAATGCATCGCTTAGATTATATATTTGCTTTATTTTATTAAAATCCTGCAAGAGATGTTCTTTATTACTATACCCCTTTTTCCTATTTTCCTACCTATTTGTATTCGGTGTATGCGTTTTGTACTAATTCTCCCCAAACGTGTTTGACATCCTGTTAGATAAGGGAATTCAGGAGTAATAAAACGAATTGGAGGAGTCATCTCATGGAAAAAACAGAACCTAAAATGAGCCGCGCTGATGCTGGCAGATTAGGCGGAGAGAAAACATCCAAATCACGCGGAAAAGAATTCTATCAACAGATCGGAAAAAAGGGCGGTACAGCCACATCAAAAAAACATAGCACAACTTTCTTTCAAGAGATCGGGAAAAAAGGTGGCAGTTCTACTTCTAACTCACATAATAAAACGTTTTATCAGGAAATCGGTAAAAAAGGCGGTACAGCCACATCCCAAAGCCAAGATAAAAGTTTTTATCAAAAGATCGGATCAAAAGGCGGAAGTGCCGAACGAAACAAATTTAGCTAAAATCAAAAAAGAGGATGACTGCCAACATACAACATTGACATCATCCTCTTAGTGCTGTAATCAGCACCAGCCTTTATCACACTCGTCCACATACTTTGAGGGGTTTGGTAATTCTACAGGTTTTTCACGTTTATATATCTTGTCAGCATCAAATTCAAAACCCTCAGCCATCTCATACATGTTTCCTTGATTCGTAAAGCGAATCTGACCAATCTCATCCTTATCTAAATAAAGCGACATAGATCCGCCTTTCATTTTACCAAAAACTCTTGATGTAACATCTCGTCTATCTTGGTTCATAAAAAAATCCCTCCAAAAAAGAATAGCAGTATATCTATTCTTTCCTGAAGAGATTGATTTCATTAATCTTCTTTGATTAATTCTTCGTATTGTTCAGCAGTCATTAATTTTTCAACCTCAGAAGCATCTGAAAGTTCTACAACAACCATCCAAGCTTTTTCATATGGAGACTCGTTAACAAGTTCAGGGCTATCATCAAGGTCTGCATTTACTTCTACAACTTTTCCAGAGACAGGCGCATATAATTCAGAAACAGTCTTAACAGATTCTACGCTCCCGAAAGGCTCGTCCGCAGTAAGTTCATCTCCAACTTCAGGAAGTTCAACGAATACGATATCTCCTAGTTCGTCTTGTGCAAAAGCCGTAATACCGATACGAACTTTATTGCCTTCTTCTGTTTTAGTCCACTCGTGCTCTTCTGAATAGCGTAATTCTTTTGGAAATTCCATGTGTAATCCCTCCAGCTTTTCTTGGTTTTATAATAACTACAATAATTGGTTTATCATAGTCAGTAACAAGTTTATTTTTTCCACGTGTTTTCGTACTGCTCTTCTTTAAACCCTACTGTGACTTGCTTACCATCTGTTGCAATCGGCCTTTTAATCAGCATGCCATCACTGGCCAAGATTTCAAGCAGTTCTTCTTCTGTAGCGGTTTTCATCTTTTCTTTCATACCCAACTCACGATACTTCAATCCGCTCGTATTAAAGAACTTTTTGATCTCTAAGCCACTCAGATCGATTAGTTTCTTCAATTCATCAGCAGAAGGCGGGTTCTCCACAATATGTATAGGCTCAAAGGCTACATCATTTTCTTTTAGCCATTTTTTTGCTTTTTGGCAAGTTGAGCATTTTGGATATTCATACACTTTCAGTAGCATTATATCACCCCTTCTCATAGTACCACAAACTAGTGTTACCAATAAAACAAGAAATTCTGCACGTTGAATAATTTGTTTTAACAGATGTTGAAAACGAGATCCCGTTTTAGACTGCTCCCTTTTTATGGACAGAGGTTATAATCAGAGTTGGCTATTGTCGAAGATTGTAGACTCGCGGATAAAATACCAAAACTTTTGGATTGGAAGCTAAAATTCGTGGATAAACTTCATAAATTTTTGAATTGAAGGCGTTTATTTATGGATTCAATTTTCAGAATACCGCTACATACCCCATTAGGTATCATCATAAATCCGTTTTGCACCTGAAACTGAACCTTATTTGGACATTTTTCGTTGTTTAAGATCAAGACTTGCTTTGTTAGGCTCCTTTCTTAACGATTGTTACTTCAAAACTCATTTTTATTCTTATGTAACAGCTGAATGAGCTCGAGGTACGAGACTCCAGCAGGACAGGCTCGCGGGTGATAGCTTAGCGCCTGATCCAATTGAAAGCGAGCACCTCAAACGTAAATCAACTACAACACAAGCCTATAATTGACAAAAAAAGCCCTCCTACAAATGCAGGAGGGAAAGATAAGATATTTTGAAGGTTAGCGTAAATTCAGATCAATTAAACGATATAGCGTTCTTCTTCAAGAAGCTGAACTGCTAGTTCGCGCTTCTTCTTAATTACATTAATTGGTGTGTGACGCGTCAGTTTCTTTAACGCGGACAGCATCATGCGGAGCATGTCGCCTTCTTCAACAGCAATGATGGATTCTTTTGCGTGAGCTTCAATGCGGTTGAATGCTTCTTGGCAATACACTTCTGTGTATAACAGCTTTTGTTTTGCCTTTTCAGCTCCAGATCTTTTGATTGCTTTTTCAGTACGCAAGAGAACAGATTCCATGTTGTACACTTCACTAATGATATCTGCTAAGTTCGATAATACTTCTTGTTCTTGCTCTAACTTTGGTCCAAACTTTTGAACCGCTAATCCAGCTGTCATCAAGAAAATTTTCTTTGCCATAGACACAAGATATTTTTCCTGATCCAAGCTTTCCGTACCTACTTCAACAGGCATTAGCATCATAAGCTCTTGTTGAAGCTGAGTAGCTTTTTGAATAAGTGGCAGCTCGTTTTTCATCGCTTTTTTTACAAGCGTTCCTGGTACTAACAAACGGTTGATCTCGTTCGTTCCTTCGAAGATTCGGTTGATACGAGAGTCGCGGTATGCACCTTCGATCTCATATTCAGACATAAAGCCGTAACCTCCATGGATCTGAACGCCTTCATCTACTACATAGTCTAACACTTCTGAAGCTGATACTTTGTTCAGTGAACATTCAATCGCATACTCTGCGATTGCTTTAGCTAATTCACGTCCATCTTTTTGTTTTTCTTCGGATAACGCGCCTAGACGGTTTTCAAAAAGACCAACAGTTCGGTACACAGAACTTTCAGCTGCATACGTTTGAACAGCCATGTTTGCAAGCTTTTCTTGAATAAGGCTAAACGAACTGATTTTACGCTTGAATTGTTGACGCTCGTTCGCGTACTTTACAGATACTTCAAAAGCTCGTTTGGCTGCTCCTACACATCCTAATGCTAACTTGTAGCGACCGATGTTTAGGATATTAAAGGCAATCAGATGCCCTTTACCTGCTTCCCATAACAGATTTTCCTTTGGTACTTCTACATCTTCTAAGATAAGAGTACGGGTTGAAGAACTCTTGATTCCCATCTTCTTTTCTTCTGGTCCTGTAGAAACACCTTTATAATCTCTTTCAACGATGAATGCAGTGAACTGCTCACCATCGATTTTTGCGTATACTACAAAAACGTCAGCGAATGCAGAGTTTGTGATCCACTGCTTCTCACCGTTCAATACATAGTGAGTACCTTCAGCATTTAGCTTTGCCGTCGTTCTTGCGCCAAGTGCATCCGATCCAGAACCTGGCTCAGTTAATGCGTAAGCTGCAATTTTCTCACCTGTTGCGAGTTCAGGTAGGTATTTTTTCTTTTGTTCCTCGTTTCCAAAAAGAACGATAGGAAGTGAGCCGATTCCTACGTGTGCTCCATAGCTGATTGAGAAGCCGCGTCCGCGTGCGAACTTTTCAGTGATGAGTGAAGAAGAAATCTTATCTAATCCTAAGCCACCATACTCTTCAGGAACATCTGCTCCTAGAAGACCTAGCTCCCCAGCTTTTGTTAATAACTTACGAGAAACTGTAAAATCGTGATCTTCCATCTTTTCAAGTTGAGGTACAACTTCTTTCACAACAAAATCTTCCGTTGTTTTCGCAATCATCAAGTGTTCTTCTGAAAAATCCTCCGGTGTGTAAATATCTGCTGCTGAAATATCTTCGATTAAAAAGCTTCCACCAATGATTTGTTTTTCTGCTGTATTCGACATGTTTTCTCCTCCTCGTTATCCTACTAGTTCAAATACGCCTGCTGCTCCCATTCCACCGCCGATACACATCGTTACAACTCCGAACTGTTCGTTACGACGCTTCATCTCGTGTAAGAGAGTTAGTGTTAGTTTTGTTCCTGAACAACCTAGTGGATGGCCAAGTGCGATCGCACCACCATTCACGTTTACTTTGTCTTCTGGAAGATTCAATTCACGAATGACTTGAACGCTCTGAGAAGCAAATGCTTCATTCAACTCGAACAAGCCGATGTCCGAAAGCTCTAGCCCCGCCATTTTCAATGCTTTCGGAATAGCTGCTACAGGACCTACTCCCATAATGTCTGGAGCTACCCCAGCCACTGCAAAAGAACGGAATTTCAATAATGGCGTTAAACCTTCTGCTTCTGCTTTTTCTCTGTTCATAACAAGAACCGTTGCAGCGCCATCACTTGTTTGTGAAGAGTTCCCAGCTGTTACAGAACCAGTCGGTGTGAATGCCGGTCGAAGTTTA contains:
- a CDS encoding methionine ABC transporter ATP-binding protein; this encodes MINLQSVRKVFQTKDGEVKAVDTVDLNIKQGEIYGIIGYSGAGKSTLIRILNMLERPTSGTVTIGGKNMSELSSKKLREARQEISMIFQHFNLLWSRTVRENIAFPLEIAGYPKAKIKQRVDELIDLVGLEGRGGSYPSQLSGGQKQRVGIARALANEPKVLLCDEATSALDPKTTDSILDLLVEINQKLNLTIVLITHEMHVIRKICHRVAVMEQGRVVEEGDVLNVFKNPTEPITKDFVKQVTEPEETVDTIKQFISEFPEGRIVQLTFIGGRAGQPLITELIRKYEVDVNILQGKITQTQNGPYGTLFIQIKGTESALARAMEFLNSVQVEVEVIHNA
- a CDS encoding anti-sigma-I factor RsgI family protein encodes the protein MKNGSGIVIEVQNKKATLLMKDGTFVTVRVPAGKRPLVGNEYQASYFFSKKRSLFVLPSISFSVAALIAFLVISSLMPNSSHSAAAAYVSFDINPSLEVGVDDEMRVVEMDAFNDEAKKIIKKYNFSTDDRMPFEVFADQLIKAYQTEGYMEENQSMLITTVSDKSSDKKTKQELDQALNSIVKKAVVQYPVAITVSETNEEVRNKAKQLGVSSGKYSAFQEATKNDKHLKEEKIKEVKFQELKVNATSSKDIKSVPHPRKIKAAPHEVKVKPVNNGEKKEINQRSVKKPQENLVKPKKNTNEKRDRKEREIRSKSNNKKEPKQQKEKSIEPKMTKEPVRSSKQDKDDYQPKELRIENKQQDKNHNKRNNGSDRKKDDKRQQWDDDRHHRDDQRYSKSEHEKQEKKHKH
- the sigI gene encoding RNA polymerase sigma-I factor — translated: MASLNLNAVFPIAKNKLSSNKLTSIEDKVLTIQERDDEKLRNELIGDYQPFIKKVTSKVCSQYIDRTMDEFSVGLFAFNEAIDQYQEGQGSRFLSFADMVIRRRVIDYIRKEVRQNRLIFLQPDEEDEEGRLEESYAEQKAAMDHFEDQIQVENRVYEIEEYQKLLKTFGLNFKVLSKHCPKHVDARENAKEIARLLAENEELAAFLKEKKQLPIKDLLNMVSCSRKTIERNRKYIIAVSLIYLGDFQALKSYIQP
- a CDS encoding thioredoxin family protein produces the protein MKEITRKNWENVIEQSLHHPYFLYLETPLCGTCKMGKKMFEVAVETIRVQKDENIAVGVSNINEMPELAAKYGVTSVPCLLILSRGIAIDRIYALQSAGNIYQSMLKLVEKEYKG
- a CDS encoding PQQ-dependent sugar dehydrogenase — its product is MKRNWYSLLTAFCLISGCSPSNKDEVSPSSKEIMSKHLNIPWQINGTPKQMWISERTGGLVLLGPKQKKTSYSPKFSEALADGGEGGFLGFLLDQNYDSNKIAYGYYTYKKSNRLINRVVEMRFENEEWKESRILLDHIPGGYTHNGGRMEWGPDQKLYITTGDSGEEELSQSLDSLAGKILRVNKDGSVPEDNPFYPSPIYTYGHRNPQGMTWDEKGTMFAAEHGSSNYDEINRIEGGKNYGWPIIRGDEKKEGLESPWIHSGSDTWAPSGIDYKNGHLFVAALRGESVMKVSTSSKKITSIVSNEGRIRDILIDGNKMFVVTNNKDGRGQPSSDDDVLLSVSLEKVME
- a CDS encoding toprim domain-containing protein, with protein sequence MNEIKNKVIIVEGKSDKDKLAAILDEPVEIICTNGTLGLDKLEELALAIEDRDVYILVDADDAGHKLRKQLQRELPNAEHLYINKMYREVAKTPLMYLAKVLVGAHFNIQKNCLG
- a CDS encoding general stress protein, with protein sequence MEKTEPKMSRADAGRLGGEKTSKSRGKEFYQQIGKKGGTATSKKHSTTFFQEIGKKGGSSTSNSHNKTFYQEIGKKGGTATSQSQDKSFYQKIGSKGGSAERNKFS
- a CDS encoding YusG family protein gives rise to the protein MNQDRRDVTSRVFGKMKGGSMSLYLDKDEIGQIRFTNQGNMYEMAEGFEFDADKIYKREKPVELPNPSKYVDECDKGWC
- the gcvH gene encoding glycine cleavage system protein GcvH, coding for MEFPKELRYSEEHEWTKTEEGNKVRIGITAFAQDELGDIVFVELPEVGDELTADEPFGSVESVKTVSELYAPVSGKVVEVNADLDDSPELVNESPYEKAWMVVVELSDASEVEKLMTAEQYEELIKED
- a CDS encoding arsenate reductase family protein; amino-acid sequence: MLLKVYEYPKCSTCQKAKKWLKENDVAFEPIHIVENPPSADELKKLIDLSGLEIKKFFNTSGLKYRELGMKEKMKTATEEELLEILASDGMLIKRPIATDGKQVTVGFKEEQYENTWKK
- a CDS encoding acyl-CoA dehydrogenase family protein encodes the protein MSNTAEKQIIGGSFLIEDISAADIYTPEDFSEEHLMIAKTTEDFVVKEVVPQLEKMEDHDFTVSRKLLTKAGELGLLGADVPEEYGGLGLDKISSSLITEKFARGRGFSISYGAHVGIGSLPIVLFGNEEQKKKYLPELATGEKIAAYALTEPGSGSDALGARTTAKLNAEGTHYVLNGEKQWITNSAFADVFVVYAKIDGEQFTAFIVERDYKGVSTGPEEKKMGIKSSSTRTLILEDVEVPKENLLWEAGKGHLIAFNILNIGRYKLALGCVGAAKRAFEVSVKYANERQQFKRKISSFSLIQEKLANMAVQTYAAESSVYRTVGLFENRLGALSEEKQKDGRELAKAIAEYAIECSLNKVSASEVLDYVVDEGVQIHGGYGFMSEYEIEGAYRDSRINRIFEGTNEINRLLVPGTLVKKAMKNELPLIQKATQLQQELMMLMPVEVGTESLDQEKYLVSMAKKIFLMTAGLAVQKFGPKLEQEQEVLSNLADIISEVYNMESVLLRTEKAIKRSGAEKAKQKLLYTEVYCQEAFNRIEAHAKESIIAVEEGDMLRMMLSALKKLTRHTPINVIKKKRELAVQLLEEERYIV